From a region of the Candidatus Brocadia sp. genome:
- a CDS encoding ATP-binding cassette domain-containing protein encodes MVILQVRNIQYRYHDGTAALQGVSLDIKKGEFLAILGPNGSGKTTLLKHLNGLLKPTEGEIVLEQRSFASYPPKTLFQKVGLVFQDPNDQLFAPTVWEDVAFGPMNLGLSRDEIAGRVDEALSLVDMEPYAKKTVDALSFGQRKRVCIAGVLAMKPEILVLDEPTCGLDPAGVTSIMNLLKDLNGGHGITIIMATNTVDLAPVYMDRLAIMYHGNVLLTGTPEYVFSQQEAVRHACLELPQIAQLMQILRDEDNLPMDTLPLTIGEARKFLAHKLNSNFSGITRSLIE; translated from the coding sequence ATGGTGATTCTGCAGGTCAGAAATATCCAGTACCGGTATCATGACGGAACGGCTGCCTTACAGGGTGTCTCTCTTGATATCAAAAAAGGCGAATTTTTAGCCATCCTCGGGCCCAACGGGTCAGGGAAGACAACCCTGCTAAAACACCTCAATGGTTTACTGAAACCGACAGAGGGAGAAATCGTGTTGGAGCAAAGATCCTTTGCCTCCTATCCACCGAAGACGCTATTTCAAAAAGTGGGGTTGGTATTCCAGGACCCGAATGACCAGTTGTTTGCCCCGACCGTTTGGGAGGACGTCGCCTTTGGCCCCATGAATCTGGGTTTGTCCAGGGACGAGATTGCTGGCAGGGTGGACGAGGCACTGTCTCTGGTTGATATGGAGCCTTATGCGAAGAAGACCGTAGATGCGCTGAGCTTCGGGCAAAGGAAGCGTGTTTGTATTGCAGGCGTGCTTGCCATGAAGCCCGAAATCCTTGTGCTGGATGAGCCTACCTGTGGCCTTGATCCGGCCGGTGTTACCTCCATCATGAATTTGCTGAAAGACCTGAATGGCGGGCACGGCATTACCATCATTATGGCAACCAATACCGTAGACCTGGCGCCGGTCTATATGGATCGCCTGGCAATCATGTACCACGGCAATGTTTTGCTGACAGGTACTCCGGAATACGTATTTTCACAGCAAGAGGCAGTACGACATGCATGTCTGGAACTCCCCCAGATTGCTCAGTTAATGCAAATCTTGCGGGACGAAGATAATCTCCCTATGGATACCTTGCCTCTTACCATAGGAGAAGCGAGAAAGTTTTTGGCGCACAAGCTCAACAGTAATTTTTCAGGCATTACCCGCAGCCTGATTGAATAG
- the cbiQ gene encoding cobalt ECF transporter T component CbiQ — translation MGFLHHTFSDLYARRDNWLTRVDVRIKMLYVVSLLFINIWAKNVTVPLCFFVASFLLLFSIKIPLMAIIRNMALPMMLAMLILLVKGLHEGERVWFSLSIPGYNLVFKEEGVRNGLHVCSKVLGGVSLLMLFSFTTTISRLCSGMTWFRLPHTVIEILAFMYRYIFLLLDEVSAMWTAQKSRLGHASWKKTIRSLGILGGLLIIRAFDRAERTHEAMYARGYEGGGILTMPLSPWRKKEYASFTGMVLIIPILIYVGNRCIW, via the coding sequence ATGGGGTTTTTACACCACACGTTTTCTGACCTCTATGCCCGCCGGGATAATTGGCTGACAAGGGTTGACGTAAGAATAAAAATGCTGTATGTCGTGTCGCTCCTTTTCATAAATATATGGGCGAAGAATGTAACCGTTCCGTTGTGTTTTTTTGTGGCATCTTTTCTCTTACTCTTTTCCATAAAAATCCCTCTTATGGCAATCATTCGAAACATGGCTCTGCCCATGATGCTTGCAATGCTCATCTTGCTTGTGAAGGGTCTGCATGAGGGGGAACGGGTATGGTTTTCCCTTTCCATCCCGGGCTACAACCTCGTCTTCAAAGAAGAAGGGGTTCGGAACGGCCTTCATGTCTGCAGCAAGGTACTGGGCGGTGTTTCATTACTCATGCTATTTTCGTTTACCACAACAATTAGCCGTCTGTGCTCGGGTATGACGTGGTTTCGCCTGCCACATACCGTTATTGAAATCCTGGCCTTTATGTACCGGTATATATTTCTGCTCCTCGATGAAGTATCTGCGATGTGGACTGCTCAAAAATCACGATTGGGTCATGCCTCATGGAAAAAAACGATACGATCTCTGGGCATACTGGGCGGACTCCTTATTATCCGCGCGTTTGACAGGGCAGAACGGACTCACGAAGCAATGTACGCCCGGGGATATGAAGGCGGCGGCATCCTGACAATGCCCCTATCACCCTGGAGAAAGAAGGAATACGCCTCGTTTACAGGGATGGTTCTTATCATACCTATCCTTATTTATGTGGGAAACAGATGCATATGGTGA